One Microbacterium sp. No. 7 genomic window carries:
- a CDS encoding ABC transporter ATP-binding protein, which produces MTDTLTTQALDTVRTAPDDEAVLRLVDVRIGNRHTGKEVVHGVSFALRRGHVVGIVGESGSGKTLTCRAVLGILPRGFRVTGGRIEVLGRDAAALTPREWTQLRGTSITAVFQDPGSYLNPSIRVGTQIAEVIRVKRGVRRREAKARALALLGDVRLRDPELVYRQYPHELSGGMLQRVLIAAALSLDPDILIADEVTTALDVTIQAEILDLLLDLTASRGLSLIVVSHDLAVVAQTCGEVLVLREGEVVEHGATADILFHPTHDYTRLLIDEHERYGLDRFLRTANAANAADAGDGGEVRRVA; this is translated from the coding sequence ATGACCGACACGCTCACGACCCAGGCGCTCGACACCGTGCGCACGGCCCCCGACGACGAGGCGGTGCTGCGGCTCGTCGACGTGCGCATCGGCAACCGGCACACCGGGAAGGAGGTCGTGCACGGCGTCTCGTTCGCGCTGCGCCGCGGCCACGTCGTCGGCATCGTCGGCGAGTCGGGCAGCGGCAAGACGCTCACGTGCCGCGCGGTCCTCGGCATCCTCCCCCGCGGGTTCCGCGTGACGGGCGGGCGTATCGAGGTGCTGGGGAGGGATGCCGCGGCCCTCACGCCGCGGGAGTGGACGCAGCTGCGCGGCACGAGCATCACCGCCGTGTTCCAGGATCCCGGGTCGTACCTCAACCCGTCGATCCGCGTCGGGACGCAGATCGCGGAGGTGATCCGGGTGAAGCGGGGCGTGCGGCGCCGCGAGGCCAAGGCGCGCGCCCTCGCGCTGCTCGGCGACGTGCGGCTGCGCGATCCCGAGCTCGTGTACCGGCAGTATCCGCACGAGCTGTCGGGCGGCATGCTGCAGCGCGTGCTCATCGCGGCGGCGCTCTCGCTCGACCCCGACATCCTCATCGCCGACGAGGTGACCACGGCGCTCGACGTGACGATCCAGGCCGAGATCCTCGACCTGCTGCTCGACCTCACGGCGAGCCGCGGGCTCTCGCTCATCGTCGTCTCGCACGACCTCGCCGTGGTCGCGCAGACGTGCGGCGAGGTGCTCGTGCTGCGCGAGGGCGAGGTCGTCGAGCACGGCGCGACCGCCGACATCCTCTTTCACCCGACACACGACTACACGCGGCTGCTGATCGACGAGCACGAGCGCTACGGCCTCGACCGGTTCCTGCGAACCGCGAATGCTGCGAATGCCGCGGACGCGGGCGACGGAGGAGAGGTGCGCCGTGTCGCGTGA
- a CDS encoding ABC transporter permease has protein sequence MIRRILSLPSGRYAVAFVLFIALLAAFGPLLAPYDPLQGTDDALAHPSAEHWLGTDYLGRDVLSRILAGSTISVLGAVQVALIALVVGAIPGILSVYLGRVFEWFTLRFVDTLIALPFLVFAVAMTALLGNGIPQAMLTVGVLVSPLFYRVARAATLSVARSQYVEAAILAGASTGWIVRTHVWSKVLPPIAIALANTMGIGFVVVSSLTFLGIGVQPPAPTWGGVLASDLGYLNYRPYAPFFTTVLIMLTVWAFNLLADVIRDVAGESGRALLAERESARRDKRDATSEPAVARV, from the coding sequence GTGATCCGCCGCATCCTGAGCCTCCCGTCGGGGCGCTACGCCGTCGCCTTCGTGCTGTTCATCGCGCTGCTGGCCGCGTTCGGCCCGCTGCTGGCGCCCTACGATCCGCTGCAGGGCACCGATGACGCGCTCGCGCACCCGTCGGCGGAGCACTGGCTGGGCACCGACTACCTGGGCCGCGACGTGCTCAGCCGCATCCTCGCCGGCTCGACGATCAGCGTGCTCGGCGCCGTGCAGGTCGCGCTCATCGCGCTCGTTGTCGGCGCGATCCCCGGCATCCTGTCGGTCTATCTCGGCCGCGTGTTCGAGTGGTTCACGCTGCGCTTCGTCGACACCCTCATCGCCCTGCCGTTCCTCGTGTTCGCGGTCGCGATGACGGCGCTGCTCGGCAACGGCATCCCGCAGGCGATGCTCACGGTCGGCGTGCTCGTGTCGCCCCTCTTCTATCGCGTGGCCCGCGCGGCCACGCTGTCGGTCGCGCGCTCGCAGTACGTGGAGGCCGCGATCCTCGCGGGGGCGTCGACAGGCTGGATCGTGCGCACGCACGTGTGGTCGAAGGTGCTGCCGCCCATCGCGATCGCGCTGGCCAACACGATGGGCATCGGGTTCGTGGTGGTCTCCAGCCTCACGTTCCTGGGCATCGGCGTGCAGCCGCCCGCGCCCACGTGGGGCGGTGTGCTGGCATCCGACCTCGGATACCTGAACTACCGGCCGTATGCGCCGTTCTTCACGACCGTGCTGATCATGCTCACCGTGTGGGCGTTCAACCTGCTGGCCGACGTCATCCGCGACGTCGCCGGCGAATCGGGCCGCGCACTGCTCGCCGAACGCGAGTCGGCGAGGCGCGACAAGAGAGACGCGACGAGCGAGCCCGCCGTCGCGCGCGTATGA
- a CDS encoding ABC transporter permease subunit: MGARPPVRRAVLGLVHRHPAGRPRQQLVQRRERVGAARLARRHQPVGRGPRPRHRRRLRVRVRRAGRGLPDDVDRPVDHGVHDVHLGDAVVRRRHRARRRLRGGARLVPLGRIRADRARRLRVWLWHLWLPAIALSFDTVADVARQMRVGLVQAYRDNYVTGAVVRGLSPRRIFFVHVLRNGSGPALTVLGMKFPNLLGGAVVTEAIFGLAGYGKFAADSASRGDVPAVQGVLVVAIVLVVLFNLLVNVLLVRLNPASARGV, from the coding sequence GTGGGGGCTCGACCGCCCGTTCGTCGTGCAGTACTGGGACTGGTTCACCGGCATCCTGCAGGGCGACCTCGGCAACAGCTGGTACAACGACGCGAGCGTGTCGGAGCTGCTCGCCTCGCGCGCCGTCATCAGCCTGTCGGTCGCGGGCCTCGCCCTCGTCATCGGCGTCGTCTTCGGGTTCGCGTTCGGCGTGCTGGCCGCGGTCTTCCAGACGACGTGGATCGACCGGTCGATCACGGCGTTCACGACGTTCATCTCGGTGATGCCGTCGTTCGTCGTCGGCATCGCGCTCGTCGCCGTCTTCGCGGTGGGGCTCGGCTGGTTCCCCTCGGCCGGATACGTGCCGATCGAGCGCGGCGGCTTCGGGTGTGGCTCTGGCATCTCTGGCTGCCCGCGATCGCCCTCAGCTTCGACACCGTCGCCGACGTCGCCCGGCAGATGCGGGTGGGGCTCGTGCAGGCCTACCGCGACAACTACGTCACAGGTGCCGTCGTGCGCGGCCTCAGCCCGCGCCGCATCTTCTTCGTGCACGTGCTGCGCAACGGCAGCGGGCCGGCGCTCACCGTGCTGGGCATGAAGTTCCCGAACCTGCTCGGCGGCGCCGTCGTGACCGAGGCGATCTTCGGCCTCGCGGGCTACGGCAAGTTCGCGGCCGACTCCGCGAGCCGCGGCGACGTGCCCGCGGTGCAGGGCGTGCTCGTCGTCGCGATCGTGCTGGTCGTGCTGTTCAACCTGCTCGTCAACGTGCTGCTCGTGCGGCTCAACCCCGCATCCGCGAGAGGAGTGTGA
- a CDS encoding ABC transporter substrate-binding protein → MARKSTKLRAALAAAVVGVLALTGCAASAAEEAAETREPTVLRWAATLPANWDPVVQGSGFNFNLTALVHASLTEIDEQGNAVPGLAESWEYNDAGDAVTFHLREGLEFQDGAPVNAEAVKLYIERAKTQENSALHGDLTSIDHVTADGEHDVTVHLTQVDHQIPLLLGRRVAQITSPKAAEDPAALNQWPVGAGPFQVVEYVPESHITLEKFDGYWDAENIHIDRVELSAAPEPSTLVASISTGVYDFAFGLDPSQYDAAIAAGLDVSQHPVYSAQNISLNVNKPPFDDPAVVEAVRHGVNRQEFLDKAAFGHGYLTTQPFPEGYIAYDEGSADLWPYDPEKARKILADAGYAPGDLTVDFVVSRESVSNEIVQSQLAAIGITANLRVAPDWSGPFFAKDLTLSTYGTTGRESPVQTLTAHFGPDGPLNLSSPYEPEGFEEAIAIARETPLDSPDYAKNLQAATRAGLQSEALIFTIGVPQLIVSSPKVSALPQIPGQIHLTGVTIEH, encoded by the coding sequence ATGGCTCGCAAAAGCACAAAACTCCGCGCCGCCCTCGCCGCGGCCGTCGTCGGCGTCCTCGCGCTGACGGGGTGCGCCGCGTCCGCCGCGGAGGAGGCGGCCGAGACCCGCGAACCCACGGTCCTGCGCTGGGCGGCGACGCTGCCCGCGAACTGGGACCCGGTGGTGCAGGGCAGCGGCTTCAACTTCAACCTCACGGCGCTCGTGCACGCCTCCCTCACCGAGATCGACGAGCAGGGCAACGCGGTTCCCGGCCTCGCGGAGAGCTGGGAGTACAACGACGCGGGCGACGCCGTCACCTTCCACCTGCGCGAGGGCCTGGAGTTCCAGGACGGCGCCCCCGTGAACGCCGAGGCCGTCAAGCTCTACATCGAGCGCGCCAAGACGCAGGAGAACTCGGCGCTGCACGGCGACCTGACCTCCATCGACCACGTCACCGCCGACGGCGAGCACGACGTGACCGTGCATCTCACGCAGGTCGACCATCAGATCCCCCTGCTGCTCGGCCGCCGCGTCGCGCAGATCACGAGCCCGAAGGCCGCCGAGGACCCCGCCGCGCTCAACCAGTGGCCCGTGGGCGCCGGCCCGTTCCAGGTCGTCGAGTACGTGCCCGAGTCGCACATCACGCTGGAGAAGTTCGACGGGTACTGGGACGCCGAGAACATCCACATCGACCGCGTCGAGCTCTCCGCCGCTCCCGAGCCGTCGACGCTCGTCGCCTCGATCAGCACGGGCGTGTACGACTTCGCGTTCGGGCTCGACCCGTCGCAGTACGACGCCGCGATCGCCGCGGGGCTCGACGTGTCGCAGCATCCCGTGTACTCGGCGCAGAACATCAGCCTCAACGTCAACAAGCCGCCGTTCGACGATCCCGCGGTGGTCGAGGCCGTGCGCCACGGCGTCAACCGGCAGGAGTTCCTCGACAAGGCCGCGTTCGGGCACGGCTACCTCACGACGCAGCCCTTCCCCGAGGGCTACATCGCCTACGACGAGGGGTCGGCCGACCTCTGGCCGTACGACCCCGAGAAGGCGAGGAAGATCCTGGCGGATGCCGGATACGCGCCGGGCGACCTCACGGTGGACTTCGTCGTGAGCCGCGAGTCGGTGTCGAACGAGATCGTGCAGTCGCAGCTGGCGGCCATCGGCATCACGGCGAACCTGCGCGTCGCGCCCGACTGGTCCGGGCCGTTCTTCGCGAAGGACCTCACCCTCTCGACCTACGGCACGACGGGCCGGGAGTCGCCCGTGCAGACGCTCACGGCGCACTTCGGCCCCGACGGCCCGCTCAACCTGTCGAGCCCCTACGAGCCCGAGGGGTTCGAGGAGGCGATCGCGATCGCGCGGGAGACGCCGCTCGACTCGCCCGACTACGCGAAGAACCTGCAGGCGGCCACGCGCGCTGGCCTGCAGAGCGAGGCCCTGATCTTCACGATCGGCGTGCCGCAGCTCATCGTGTCGTCGCCGAAGGTCTCCGCGCTGCCGCAGATCCCCGGTCAGATCCACCTGACCGGCGTCACGATCGAGCACTGA
- a CDS encoding ABC transporter substrate-binding protein produces MTIPFPTRPTRRRARTRAARRSRITALLAAAAIALSACASPANGAAGDDEQAEQVVRWAVSASFANWDPIVTGSTASTRYLTPIYESLTSIDESGRLAPGLAESWEYNETGDAVTFRLREGQTFHDGTPVDAEAIKAFIERAKTQQTSALIGDYATIDRVTVEDDLVFTVHLTQVDYQIPYLLSVRGALITSAEAAKDPERLNVSAPVGAGPFKVVELVPESRIVLEKFDDYWDADNIHIDRIEIEFGIDGSTIVKALQTGVYNFAIIDAKSVKEAQESALDVWFGDEYAWFVNFLSINVHKEPFTDPAVVEAVKHAINRDELVEKVTLGYGKAVDQPFPPGYIAYDEESEDVWPYDPEKARQILADAGYAPGDISVPLTISAENPSAEIIQEQLGAIGIETPIVIDKNWRVGYFGKETALSLYGYFGRDSHVQALTANYDRDGVLNLSSPYVSDEFTAALRTIRETPLDSPDYERLLREATRAGVRTSPTVHLYTVPAFYAKSPEISDLPTIQGQLSWKGVTVGQ; encoded by the coding sequence ATGACCATCCCCTTCCCCACCCGGCCGACGCGCCGCCGAGCGCGCACGCGCGCGGCGCGGCGCTCACGGATCACCGCCCTGCTCGCGGCCGCCGCGATCGCGCTGTCGGCCTGCGCCTCGCCGGCGAACGGCGCCGCGGGCGACGACGAGCAGGCCGAGCAGGTCGTGCGCTGGGCCGTGTCGGCCTCGTTCGCCAACTGGGATCCCATCGTCACCGGCAGCACGGCGAGCACCCGCTACCTCACGCCGATCTACGAGTCGCTCACCTCCATCGACGAGTCGGGCAGGCTCGCCCCCGGCCTCGCCGAGAGCTGGGAGTACAACGAGACGGGCGACGCGGTGACCTTCCGCCTGCGCGAGGGCCAGACCTTCCACGACGGCACGCCCGTCGACGCCGAGGCGATCAAGGCGTTCATCGAGCGCGCGAAGACGCAGCAGACGTCGGCGCTCATCGGCGACTACGCGACGATCGACCGCGTCACCGTGGAGGACGACCTCGTCTTCACTGTGCACCTCACGCAGGTCGACTACCAGATCCCCTACCTGCTCAGCGTGCGCGGCGCCCTCATCACGAGCGCCGAGGCGGCCAAGGATCCCGAGCGGCTCAACGTCTCGGCGCCCGTCGGCGCCGGCCCGTTCAAGGTCGTGGAGCTGGTTCCCGAGAGCCGCATCGTGCTGGAGAAGTTCGACGACTACTGGGATGCCGACAACATCCACATCGATCGCATCGAGATCGAGTTCGGCATCGACGGCTCGACGATCGTGAAGGCGCTGCAGACGGGCGTCTACAACTTCGCCATCATCGACGCGAAGAGCGTGAAGGAGGCGCAGGAGTCCGCGCTCGACGTGTGGTTCGGCGACGAGTACGCCTGGTTCGTCAACTTCCTGAGCATCAACGTCCACAAGGAGCCCTTCACGGATCCCGCCGTCGTCGAGGCGGTCAAGCACGCGATCAACCGCGACGAGCTGGTCGAGAAGGTCACGCTCGGCTACGGCAAGGCCGTCGACCAGCCCTTCCCGCCCGGCTACATCGCCTACGACGAGGAGTCGGAGGACGTCTGGCCCTACGACCCCGAGAAGGCGCGGCAGATCCTCGCCGACGCCGGCTACGCGCCCGGCGACATCTCCGTGCCGCTCACCATCTCGGCCGAGAACCCCTCCGCCGAGATCATCCAGGAGCAGCTCGGAGCGATCGGCATCGAGACCCCGATCGTCATCGACAAGAACTGGCGCGTCGGCTACTTCGGCAAGGAGACGGCGCTGTCGCTCTACGGCTACTTCGGCCGCGACTCGCACGTGCAGGCGCTCACGGCGAACTACGACCGCGACGGCGTGCTGAACCTCAGCTCGCCCTACGTCTCCGACGAGTTCACCGCGGCGCTGCGCACGATCCGCGAGACCCCGCTCGACTCGCCCGACTACGAGCGCCTGCTCCGCGAGGCGACGCGCGCCGGGGTGAGGACGTCGCCCACGGTGCACCTCTACACGGTGCCCGCGTTCTACGCGAAGTCGCCGGAGATCTCCGATCTGCCGACGATCCAGGGGCAGCTCAGCTGGAAGGGCGTCACGGTCGGGCAGTGA
- a CDS encoding LLM class flavin-dependent oxidoreductase produces the protein MSDGAHADSAAYADSIADERADLPPRLGHFAVPQVTDDAERDYEAIIGLAVEAERHGYDSFWVAEGHVATNGLPAALTFLAALSQRTASLRLGTAVVTLAFENPIALAETAGVVDVLSRGRLELGLGKSNGGGWSSRAFEAFALDETERDALFASALARFHDALAGIAEGRELSLHPRREHLRRRIWQATSRAATARAAGAAGDGLQLHRKAAQGDTGTVQAELIDVYRAALPPGVAGRIAVSRVVLPARDRDAAVALYRRYVLERPEYYRRVDLGRDTETHLVEANIAFGSPDDIVRTLRADAAALRSTDILFSIPLPFDAPEYRDALATVAHAIHPRLPAPAPAH, from the coding sequence ATGAGCGATGGGGCACACGCGGATTCGGCGGCGTACGCGGATTCGATCGCGGACGAGCGGGCGGACCTCCCGCCCCGCCTCGGGCACTTCGCGGTGCCGCAGGTGACCGACGACGCGGAGCGCGACTACGAGGCGATCATCGGCCTCGCCGTCGAGGCCGAGCGCCACGGCTACGACTCGTTCTGGGTGGCCGAGGGGCACGTCGCGACGAACGGCCTGCCGGCCGCGCTGACGTTCCTCGCCGCGCTCTCGCAGCGCACGGCATCCCTGCGCCTGGGCACGGCCGTCGTGACGCTCGCGTTCGAGAACCCGATCGCGCTCGCCGAGACCGCGGGCGTCGTCGACGTGCTCAGCCGCGGCCGGCTCGAGCTGGGGCTCGGCAAGAGCAACGGCGGCGGGTGGTCGTCGCGGGCCTTCGAGGCGTTCGCGCTCGACGAGACCGAGCGCGACGCCCTCTTCGCGAGCGCGCTGGCGCGCTTCCACGACGCGCTCGCCGGGATCGCGGAGGGACGCGAGCTGTCGCTCCATCCCCGGCGCGAGCACCTGCGGCGGCGCATCTGGCAGGCGACGAGCCGCGCCGCGACCGCCCGGGCCGCGGGCGCGGCCGGCGACGGACTGCAGCTGCACCGCAAGGCGGCGCAGGGCGACACGGGCACCGTGCAGGCCGAGCTCATCGACGTGTACCGTGCCGCGCTGCCGCCGGGCGTCGCGGGTCGCATCGCGGTGTCACGCGTCGTGCTCCCGGCGCGCGACCGCGACGCCGCCGTCGCGCTGTACCGCCGCTACGTGCTCGAGCGCCCGGAGTACTACCGCCGGGTGGACCTCGGGAGGGACACCGAGACGCACCTCGTCGAGGCCAACATCGCCTTCGGCTCGCCCGACGACATCGTGCGCACGCTCCGAGCGGATGCCGCGGCCCTCCGCTCCACCGACATCCTCTTCAGCATCCCGCTCCCCTTCGACGCCCCCGAGTACCGCGACGCCCTCGCCACCGTCGCCCACGCCATCCACCCCCGCCTGCCCGCCCCCGCCCCCGCGCACTGA
- a CDS encoding IS1182 family transposase translates to MNPVDSAGCWENRFMTVTASLEGLFEVEPGEARAPGSAAPAGAGKTFRGYDQGQCFLLPPSLDDWLDEDDEARFISEVVEELLDLTPVYASYASASGAPPYDPRMMLKLLLFAYATGVTSSRELERRCKRDIAFRWLSGNQAPDYRSLARFRRRHLDALPGLFLQVLRVCAEAGLVRLGRVALDGTKLAANASRHKAMSYDRIVPKIDQLQAEVAALLAEAEAVDEAEDQQFGQDRRGDEVAPELARREGRLAKLRAAKDAIEADAAEKAAAVARKKADAAGQPPEQADAAVATAVDTAAPKPKAQRNFTDPEARMMKTVRGFDYAFNAQAVVDEGHQIVLSAEVTQQATDIQQFVPMAEQTLRNLDAAGIERSPEVVLADAGYCSEANLEAADDLDAQVLIATGRQRHGESFPTAGAPDPAPEDASRRERMAHALRTEQGRTDYARRKAIVEPAFGQMKTRQNAGQLRLRGLAGAQGEWLLHTICHNLRKLRVATAAGLAPA, encoded by the coding sequence GTGAATCCGGTGGATAGCGCGGGGTGCTGGGAGAATCGATTCATGACGGTGACTGCCAGCCTGGAGGGTCTGTTCGAGGTCGAGCCGGGTGAGGCGCGGGCGCCGGGCTCGGCTGCACCGGCGGGTGCGGGCAAGACGTTCCGTGGGTATGACCAGGGGCAGTGTTTCCTGCTCCCGCCGAGTCTGGATGACTGGCTGGACGAGGATGATGAGGCCCGGTTCATCTCCGAGGTCGTCGAAGAGCTCTTGGATCTGACGCCGGTCTACGCGTCGTACGCGTCCGCCTCGGGTGCGCCTCCGTATGACCCGCGGATGATGTTGAAGCTGCTGCTGTTCGCGTACGCGACGGGCGTGACCTCGTCTCGTGAGTTGGAGCGGCGCTGCAAGCGCGATATCGCCTTCCGGTGGCTGTCGGGCAACCAGGCGCCCGACTACCGGTCGCTGGCCCGGTTTCGTCGGCGTCACCTGGATGCCCTGCCGGGGTTGTTCCTGCAGGTGCTGCGGGTCTGCGCGGAGGCGGGGCTGGTGCGGTTGGGGCGTGTCGCGCTGGATGGCACGAAGCTGGCCGCGAACGCGTCGCGGCATAAGGCGATGAGCTACGACCGGATCGTGCCGAAGATCGATCAGCTCCAAGCCGAGGTCGCTGCGCTGCTCGCCGAGGCGGAGGCGGTCGATGAGGCCGAGGATCAGCAGTTCGGCCAGGACCGGCGCGGGGACGAGGTCGCCCCGGAGCTGGCCCGCCGTGAGGGGCGCCTGGCAAAACTACGTGCCGCGAAGGACGCGATCGAGGCCGACGCCGCCGAGAAGGCGGCAGCCGTAGCGCGGAAGAAGGCCGACGCCGCCGGTCAGCCCCCTGAACAGGCCGACGCGGCCGTCGCGACTGCAGTGGACACGGCGGCGCCGAAGCCGAAAGCGCAACGCAATTTCACCGATCCTGAGGCGCGGATGATGAAGACGGTCCGCGGCTTCGATTACGCGTTCAACGCGCAGGCCGTTGTCGATGAGGGCCACCAGATCGTGCTGAGCGCCGAGGTCACCCAGCAGGCCACCGATATCCAGCAGTTCGTCCCGATGGCCGAGCAGACCCTACGGAACCTCGACGCGGCAGGAATCGAGCGTTCCCCAGAGGTCGTCCTCGCTGACGCGGGCTACTGCTCGGAAGCCAACCTCGAAGCCGCCGACGATCTGGACGCACAGGTGTTGATCGCGACGGGACGGCAACGTCACGGCGAGAGCTTCCCTACCGCCGGCGCCCCGGACCCGGCCCCAGAGGACGCGAGCCGGCGGGAGCGGATGGCGCACGCGCTGCGCACCGAGCAGGGCCGCACCGACTACGCGCGCCGCAAAGCCATCGTTGAACCCGCGTTCGGGCAGATGAAGACCCGGCAAAACGCCGGACAGCTCCGGCTACGCGGACTCGCCGGCGCCCAAGGCGAATGGCTACTCCACACGATCTGCCACAACCTCCGCAAGCTCCGCGTCGCTACAGCCGCCGGGCTGGCGCCCGCATAG
- a CDS encoding FAD-dependent monooxygenase: protein MTAQNEISRGERHVDSVLLPHGVPPREVEVLVVGAGPTGLATALDLHRHRVDATVVDATTSFRLPRAGAMGHSARTVELFRQWGVADRVRRGWTFPPEWNLGIRLRTSLAGHDLRAVARPVFDSRPTNPHSFALQIRRPQTALQQAFLDQLAELDVVVAGGWRLISADEDADGVTSTLEHTETRTTRIVRSKYVVGADGARSTVRQLAGIEREGAYATARHYRFVVRTLGDYPGRHPFPSGTNVVVNGVHSGFLAALNETDWRVYAGPFPIDRTPSDDELLGLARAAFGSDLELELLDATPYFKSTRIAREFRRGRTLLVGDAAHVRTPGGNLGEGFGDVLNLGWKLAAVLRGTAGDALLDSYDRERRPHNHRVAAAAKARSDASERNVAAARALGFPADDDLSPEAGARRAEIAALLSRDAAPSWGIHFDERYDDSPAVWYEPEQASREKPWDPGVYEPGGLPGHRAPDGLVDPYGGTLYDRIRSDVALLVLSDEHDAVAAFERAAAERAIDIEVIHLPDESARALYGAPYALVRPDHHVAWRGTAADLDAGAVLDLVYARPAPAASAPHEHAAAHA from the coding sequence ATGACTGCCCAGAACGAGATCAGCCGCGGAGAGCGGCACGTCGACTCCGTGCTGCTCCCGCACGGCGTGCCGCCCCGCGAGGTGGAGGTGCTCGTCGTGGGCGCCGGGCCCACGGGCCTCGCCACGGCGCTCGACCTGCACCGGCACCGCGTCGACGCGACCGTCGTCGACGCCACGACGTCGTTCCGGCTGCCGCGCGCCGGCGCGATGGGGCACTCCGCACGCACGGTCGAGCTCTTCCGGCAATGGGGCGTCGCCGACCGCGTGCGCCGCGGATGGACGTTCCCGCCGGAATGGAACCTCGGCATCCGCCTGCGCACGTCGCTCGCCGGGCACGACCTGCGCGCCGTCGCGCGCCCCGTGTTCGACTCCCGCCCGACGAACCCGCACTCGTTCGCGCTGCAGATCCGCCGCCCGCAGACGGCCCTGCAGCAGGCGTTCCTCGACCAGCTCGCCGAGCTCGACGTGGTCGTGGCGGGCGGATGGCGGCTGATCTCCGCCGACGAGGACGCCGACGGCGTGACGTCGACGCTCGAGCACACCGAGACGCGCACGACGCGCATCGTGCGCTCGAAGTACGTCGTCGGCGCCGACGGCGCGCGCAGCACGGTGCGGCAGCTCGCCGGCATCGAGCGCGAGGGCGCGTACGCGACGGCGCGGCACTACCGGTTCGTGGTGCGCACGCTCGGGGACTACCCGGGCCGGCATCCGTTCCCCAGCGGCACGAACGTCGTCGTCAACGGCGTGCACTCGGGCTTCCTCGCGGCGCTCAACGAGACCGACTGGCGGGTGTACGCGGGGCCGTTCCCGATCGACCGCACGCCCTCCGACGACGAGCTGCTGGGCCTGGCGCGCGCCGCGTTCGGCTCCGACCTCGAGCTCGAGCTGCTCGACGCGACGCCGTACTTCAAGAGCACGCGCATCGCACGGGAGTTCCGGCGCGGCCGCACGCTGCTCGTGGGCGACGCGGCGCACGTGCGCACGCCCGGCGGCAACCTCGGCGAGGGCTTCGGCGACGTGCTCAACCTCGGCTGGAAGCTCGCCGCCGTGCTGCGCGGCACCGCCGGCGACGCGCTGCTGGACTCGTACGACCGCGAGCGCCGTCCGCACAACCACCGCGTGGCCGCGGCGGCGAAGGCGCGCTCCGACGCCTCCGAGCGCAACGTCGCCGCCGCACGGGCGCTCGGGTTCCCCGCCGACGACGATCTGAGCCCCGAGGCCGGCGCGCGCCGCGCCGAGATCGCGGCGCTCCTCTCCCGGGATGCGGCGCCGAGCTGGGGCATCCACTTCGACGAGCGCTACGACGACTCGCCCGCGGTCTGGTACGAGCCCGAGCAGGCCTCGCGCGAGAAGCCCTGGGACCCGGGCGTCTACGAGCCGGGCGGGCTGCCCGGCCACCGCGCCCCCGACGGACTCGTCGACCCGTACGGCGGCACGCTGTACGACCGCATCCGCAGCGACGTGGCGCTGCTCGTGCTGTCGGACGAGCACGACGCGGTCGCGGCGTTCGAACGCGCCGCCGCCGAGCGCGCGATCGACATCGAGGTGATCCACCTGCCCGACGAGAGCGCCCGGGCGCTCTACGGCGCCCCGTACGCGCTCGTGCGTCCCGACCACCACGTCGCCTGGCGCGGCACCGCCGCCGACCTCGACGCCGGCGCCGTGCTCGACCTCGTCTACGCCCGCCCCGCGCCCGCGGCATCCGCCCCGCACGAGCACGCCGCCGCCCACGCCTGA